A segment of the Xenorhabdus bovienii SS-2004 genome:
TGTTGTTACTGACTGAGAAACTCGATTACTCTGTAATAATTGCTGGATCGTTAACAATGGGAGTGACTGGTTCATATTTTATCGGTAGTATTCTAGGAGGTAAATTTTCAGATAGTATGGGTCATAAGAGAGTTTTGGTATTTGGCGAGCTAGTCGGTTCTCTTATATTGATAGTATGTGGATTTTTTGTATATAACCCTATAGTCATACCTTTGTTCTTATTCGGAACATATTTCTTTTTTGGTCTAGCACTCCCGGCAAGTAACGCATTGGTTGCTGACTTGTCAAACCACAGGAACCGCGATGCTGTAATGTCCTTAAGTTATCTTGCTTTTAATTTAGGTTCAGCAGTAGGTCCACTTCTTGCTGGATATCTATTTTGGAGTTATACAAGTTGGATATTCTGGGGGAACGGTTTAGCTGCTCTGATAGGAATATTAACAGTTCTTTTTGGAGTTAATTCTAGTGTTAAAGAAAGGGGAACGTGCCAAACTCAGTTATTGAATATCGAGTTGGAAAAACCAGTCATTGGTACCGTTTGGACAGTACTGTCCGAGAGACCAAGAATTATTTTTTTTACATTTTTTTGCTCTCTAATGTGGGTAGTTATGAATCAAATGACTATGGCTAGTCCGCTGTATTTGAACTATATATTTGATACTCATGGCCCTATTCTATTTGGACAGCTCTGCACTTTTTCCTGCTTAGTCGTTGTTGCAATAACACCTATATTAATGAAATTGACTGCCTCCAAGTCGGACATTATAAGCCTTGCGTATTCAAGTGTTATTTTCGCAGTTGGTTACTTAGTTGTAATGTCAAGCCCAACTATACCAATGCAATTTATCGCATGGTTCTTCTTATCTGCTGGTGA
Coding sequences within it:
- a CDS encoding MFS transporter is translated as MINKMIGAISIYRGLSSNIYFIAIARFILGLGNFILPFMMLLLTEKLDYSVIIAGSLTMGVTGSYFIGSILGGKFSDSMGHKRVLVFGELVGSLILIVCGFFVYNPIVIPLFLFGTYFFFGLALPASNALVADLSNHRNRDAVMSLSYLAFNLGSAVGPLLAGYLFWSYTSWIFWGNGLAALIGILTVLFGVNSSVKERGTCQTQLLNIELEKPVIGTVWTVLSERPRIIFFTFFCSLMWVVMNQMTMASPLYLNYIFDTHGPILFGQLCTFSCLVVVAITPILMKLTASKSDIISLAYSSVIFAVGYLVVMSSPTIPMQFIAWFFLSAGEILLYTKEGIYLANQSPKSHRGRIQSFSTCMRNILLMPSFVLIGFTIDKFGYQYTWLLIVSIAMLAAFGFMAMDKKYESLRT